A single window of Jiangella alkaliphila DNA harbors:
- a CDS encoding ATP synthase F0 subunit B, producing MEVHDKIAEIVALVDSARTMPMSSTAMVNKQQLLGLLDEVREGLPANLQAAEAVLGQREALLIEARGNAERIVATAKAEQARLVADHTVTQAARLEAEEILRQAREQAENIRSDADDYVDAKLARLEISAARIVETVRDGREQLRHPTAYEELSQRRNGHPVVVPQLDGAPDPADDFSAGSDGKAERFGPDPDDSADEPRRGDHDSQPDKLTSGLG from the coding sequence ATGGAAGTTCATGACAAGATCGCCGAGATCGTCGCACTGGTCGACTCGGCGCGGACGATGCCTATGTCGTCCACCGCGATGGTCAACAAACAGCAGTTGCTCGGCCTGCTCGACGAGGTCCGCGAGGGGCTGCCGGCCAACCTGCAGGCGGCCGAGGCCGTCCTGGGGCAGCGCGAGGCGCTGCTGATCGAGGCGCGCGGCAACGCCGAGCGCATCGTCGCCACCGCCAAGGCCGAGCAGGCCCGGCTGGTGGCCGACCACACCGTCACGCAGGCCGCCCGGCTCGAGGCCGAGGAGATCCTGCGGCAGGCCCGCGAGCAGGCGGAGAACATCCGCAGCGACGCCGACGACTACGTCGACGCCAAGCTGGCCAGGCTGGAGATCTCCGCGGCGCGCATCGTCGAGACCGTCCGCGACGGCCGCGAGCAGCTGCGCCACCCCACGGCCTACGAGGAGCTGTCGCAGCGCCGCAACGGCCACCCGGTCGTGGTGCCGCAGCTCGACGGCGCGCCTGATCCGGCGGACGACTTCAGCGCCGGGTCAGACGGCAAGGCCGAGCGGTTCGGGCCCGACCCCGACGACTCGGCCGACGAGCCCCGTCGCGGCGACCATGACTCCCAGCCGGACAAGCTGACATCGGGTTTGGGCTGA
- a CDS encoding YceD family protein, translated as MTTLSTLDPRAPFVLATHELGRRPGSTQRVSLTVPAPADLGLGGVVRVPEGADVELDLRLESVMEGVLVSGTVRAPYSGECVRCLEPVDGEVVAEVQELYVYPERADDPDTEADDEELRVEDDLVDLEQPVRDAVVLALPQSPVCRDDCPGLCPDCGARLADDPDHAHENTDPRWAALAGLVTDDTNETGSHRAGPMEES; from the coding sequence TTGACTACGCTGAGCACGCTCGATCCGCGCGCCCCGTTCGTTCTCGCCACTCACGAGCTCGGACGTCGGCCAGGGTCGACCCAGCGGGTCTCTCTCACGGTTCCGGCGCCTGCCGATCTCGGACTGGGCGGTGTGGTCAGGGTGCCCGAAGGGGCTGACGTCGAGCTGGACCTGCGGCTCGAGTCGGTCATGGAGGGCGTGTTGGTGTCCGGCACCGTCCGGGCTCCGTACTCGGGCGAGTGCGTGCGCTGCCTGGAGCCCGTCGACGGCGAAGTCGTCGCCGAGGTCCAGGAACTGTACGTCTACCCGGAACGGGCCGACGACCCCGACACCGAGGCCGACGACGAAGAACTGCGCGTCGAGGACGACCTCGTCGACCTCGAACAACCGGTCCGGGACGCGGTGGTGCTCGCACTGCCGCAGTCGCCGGTCTGCCGGGACGACTGCCCGGGCCTGTGCCCGGACTGCGGTGCCCGGCTGGCCGACGATCCGGACCACGCGCACGAGAACACCGATCCACGGTGGGCGGCCCTGGCCGGGCTGGTCACCGACGACACGAATGAGACCGGCTCGCACAGGGCCGGCCCGATGGAAGAGAGCTAG
- the mutM gene encoding bifunctional DNA-formamidopyrimidine glycosylase/DNA-(apurinic or apyrimidinic site) lyase produces the protein MPELPEVEVVRRGLAAHVVGRVIDHVDVTHGRAVRRHVAGPADFAGSLVKAAFTDARRRGKYLWLPLDDGVRAVVGHLGMSGQLLVQPASVPEEAHLRVRFVFADGDPELRFVDQRTFGGLAVAGLGPGGVPVPIAHIAPDPLDPAFDDETFRQALVRRRTGVKRALLDQSLISGVGNIYADEALWRAKLHFARATETLRRPDVARLLQAVRDVMAAALHQGGTSFDSLYVNVNGESGYFDRSLDAYGQEGRPCRRCGTPIRRDPFMNRSSYTCPHCQPRPRHARW, from the coding sequence GTGCCCGAACTACCTGAGGTCGAGGTCGTCCGTCGCGGCCTGGCCGCGCACGTCGTCGGCCGCGTCATCGACCATGTCGACGTCACGCACGGCCGCGCCGTCCGCCGGCACGTCGCCGGCCCCGCAGATTTCGCCGGATCGCTGGTCAAGGCCGCCTTCACCGACGCGCGCCGGCGCGGCAAGTACCTCTGGCTGCCGCTCGACGACGGCGTCCGCGCGGTCGTCGGGCACCTCGGCATGAGCGGCCAGCTGCTGGTGCAGCCGGCGTCCGTGCCCGAGGAGGCCCACCTGCGGGTGCGCTTCGTCTTCGCCGACGGCGACCCCGAGCTGCGCTTCGTCGACCAGCGCACGTTCGGCGGCCTCGCCGTCGCGGGGCTCGGCCCCGGCGGCGTGCCGGTCCCGATCGCGCACATCGCGCCCGACCCGCTGGACCCCGCGTTCGACGACGAGACGTTCCGGCAGGCGCTGGTGCGCCGTCGCACGGGCGTCAAACGGGCGCTGCTGGACCAGTCGCTGATCTCCGGCGTCGGCAACATCTACGCCGACGAGGCGCTGTGGCGGGCGAAGCTGCACTTCGCGCGGGCCACCGAGACGCTGCGCCGGCCCGACGTCGCCCGCTTGCTGCAGGCGGTCCGCGACGTCATGGCGGCCGCGTTGCACCAGGGCGGCACGTCGTTCGACAGCCTCTACGTCAACGTCAACGGCGAGAGCGGGTACTTCGACCGGTCGCTGGACGCCTACGGTCAGGAGGGGCGTCCGTGCCGTCGTTGCGGCACGCCGATCAGACGTGACCCGTTCATGAATCGATCGTCGTACACCTGCCCTCACTGTCAGCCCCGACCACGGCATGCGCGCTGGTGA
- the ftsY gene encoding signal recognition particle-docking protein FtsY produces the protein MTAVEYIVIVAAVVVVLGIALAAYLVPRRRRGGVEAPPRPGGDYQPGVGDDATAPAEAQRTPISDVTLPEAPAEPVVEEPALERPESAAGRLTRLRSRLARSQSSLGKGLLSLLSRERLDDETWEEIEDTLLTADLGVAPAQELVERLRTRARVEGVQSPEAARALLRDELLALVDPALDRALRTERHVEDGRPAVVLVVGVNGTGKTTTVGKLARMLVAEDRDVLLGAADTFRAAAADQLTTWGDRVGVVTVRGPEGGDPASVAFDAVKAGIEQEADTVLVDTAGRLQTKVGLMDELGKVKRVIEKHGPVDEVLLVLDATTGQNGLVQARVFGEVVDVTGIVLTKLDGTAKGGIVVAVQRELGVPVKLVGLGEGPDDLAPFDPEAFVDGILG, from the coding sequence ATGACCGCCGTGGAGTACATCGTCATCGTCGCAGCCGTCGTGGTCGTCCTGGGCATCGCCCTGGCGGCCTACCTGGTTCCCCGTCGCCGCCGGGGTGGGGTCGAGGCGCCGCCGCGGCCGGGGGGCGACTACCAGCCCGGTGTGGGCGACGACGCCACGGCGCCGGCCGAGGCGCAGCGCACGCCGATCAGCGACGTCACGCTGCCCGAGGCGCCGGCCGAGCCCGTCGTCGAGGAGCCCGCGCTCGAGCGGCCCGAGTCCGCCGCCGGCCGGCTGACCCGGCTGCGCTCCCGGCTGGCCCGGTCGCAGTCCAGCCTCGGCAAGGGCCTGCTCAGCCTGCTGTCGCGGGAGCGGCTCGACGACGAGACGTGGGAGGAGATCGAGGACACCCTCCTCACCGCCGACCTCGGCGTCGCGCCCGCGCAGGAACTGGTCGAGCGGCTGCGCACCCGCGCCCGCGTCGAGGGCGTGCAGAGCCCCGAGGCCGCCCGTGCCCTGCTCCGCGACGAGTTGCTCGCCCTGGTCGACCCCGCGCTGGACCGCGCGCTGCGCACCGAGCGTCACGTCGAGGACGGCCGGCCCGCCGTCGTCCTGGTGGTCGGCGTCAACGGCACCGGCAAGACGACGACGGTCGGCAAGCTGGCCCGCATGCTGGTCGCCGAGGACCGCGACGTCCTCCTCGGCGCCGCCGACACGTTCCGGGCCGCGGCCGCCGACCAGCTCACCACCTGGGGCGACCGCGTCGGCGTCGTCACCGTCCGCGGCCCCGAGGGCGGCGACCCGGCCAGCGTCGCGTTCGACGCCGTCAAGGCCGGCATCGAGCAGGAGGCCGACACCGTCCTCGTCGACACCGCCGGCCGGCTGCAGACCAAGGTCGGCCTCATGGACGAGCTGGGCAAGGTCAAGCGGGTCATCGAGAAGCACGGCCCGGTCGACGAGGTCCTGCTCGTCCTCGACGCCACCACCGGCCAGAACGGCCTCGTGCAGGCCCGTGTGTTCGGCGAGGTCGTCGACGTCACCGGCATCGTCCTCACCAAGCTCGACGGCACCGCCAAGGGCGGCATCGTCGTCGCCGTCCAGCGCGAACTCGGCGTCCCCGTCAAGCTGGTCGGCCTCGGGGAAGGGCCCGACGATCTCGCACCCTTCGACCCCGAGGCCTTCGTCGACGGCATCCTCGGCTAG
- the smc gene encoding chromosome segregation protein SMC, producing the protein MHLKSLTLRGFKSFASSTTLRLEPGITCVVGPNGSGKSNVVDALAWVMGEQGAKSLRGGKMEDVIFAGTAGRPALGRAEVVLTIDNTDGALPIEYSEVTISRTMFRNGGSEYAINGQACRLLDVQELLSDSGIGREMHVIVGQGQLDAVLSATPEDRRGFVEEAAGVLKHRKRKEKALRKLEAMAANLTRVQDLTAELRRQLGPLGRQAELARRAATIQADLRDSRLRVLADELVQAKASLEQEVADETALKVRQTELAQGLEQARAAEARLEAEVAQVAPRLAQASDAWYRLSGLRERVRGTASLATERSRHLSAEGEAPRSGRDPDELEHEAAAVREQEAELEEQIAAAREGLDEALETRRVAEEAAEAEERRLAAAVRASADRREGMARLSGQLEGARRRVATAEAELNRLTAAREEAQRRATAAEHEYTAIETTIAGLSVGEDGLDSEHERAAAALAAADDVLTKLREQERSAEGERAALVARHEALQMGLARRDGSEALLAASDRLSGVLGSVAALLTVEPGWEAAVATALGAASDAVAVGSVDDAVSALRLLRDEDLGRAGLLVGGSPYDDPGSWQPLPGGLRYVVDLVTAPAELRPALTNLLRGVAAVDDLAAARALVAELPDLIAVTRDGDLLGRDRAYGGSSSAPSLLEVQAAVDEAADRLAIATGKAEDLARKLAAAERARAEAAAAESAALTKLRESDAELSSVAEQLGRLSGTARAATEEAERLAESVARAEETRDRDLGALEEMEERLVAAEESGDDDVEPSTDERDRLAAQVRTARQAETEARLALRTGEERARALTGRAESLERTARQERAAREAAVAAARRRIAEARVAEAVGRGAAVVLRRLERSLEQAAAERDEVQELRAAREQALSGERVRVRELAAELDDITSSVHRDELARAEHRMRVEALETKALEELGVDPTTLVEEYGPHLLVPVPPGDDGEPREPIPYVREQQLKRLKTAERGLNALGKVNPLALEEFAALEERHAFLTEQLEDLKKTRADLLDIVKEVDDRVQQVFAAAFEDTAREFADVFSRLFPGGEGRLVLTEPDDLLTSGIEVEARPPGKKVKRLSLLSGGERSLVAVAFLVALFKARPSPFYILDEVEAALDDTNLGRLLNIYEELRQRSQLIVITHQKRTMEIADALYGVSMRGDGVTAVISQRIRESEPV; encoded by the coding sequence TTGCACCTGAAAAGCTTGACACTACGGGGATTCAAGTCTTTCGCGTCGTCCACGACGCTGCGCCTGGAACCGGGCATCACCTGTGTGGTGGGCCCCAACGGCTCGGGTAAGTCGAACGTCGTCGACGCCCTGGCCTGGGTCATGGGCGAGCAGGGCGCCAAGAGCCTGCGCGGCGGCAAGATGGAGGACGTCATCTTCGCCGGCACCGCCGGCCGCCCCGCCCTCGGCCGCGCCGAGGTCGTCCTCACCATCGACAACACCGACGGCGCGCTGCCGATCGAGTACTCCGAGGTCACCATCTCGCGGACGATGTTCCGCAACGGCGGCTCCGAGTACGCCATCAACGGCCAGGCCTGCCGCCTGCTCGACGTCCAGGAGCTGCTGTCCGACTCCGGCATCGGCCGCGAGATGCACGTCATCGTCGGGCAGGGCCAGCTCGACGCCGTCCTGTCCGCCACGCCCGAGGACCGCCGCGGCTTCGTCGAAGAGGCGGCCGGCGTCCTCAAGCACCGCAAGCGCAAAGAGAAGGCGCTGCGCAAGCTCGAGGCGATGGCGGCCAACCTCACCCGCGTGCAGGACCTCACCGCGGAGCTGCGCCGCCAGCTCGGGCCGCTGGGCCGTCAGGCCGAGCTGGCCCGCAGGGCCGCCACCATCCAGGCCGACTTGCGCGACTCCCGGCTGCGGGTGCTCGCCGACGAGCTGGTGCAGGCCAAGGCGAGCCTCGAGCAGGAGGTCGCCGACGAGACCGCGCTGAAGGTCCGGCAGACCGAGCTGGCCCAGGGGCTGGAGCAGGCGCGCGCCGCCGAGGCGCGGCTGGAGGCCGAGGTCGCGCAGGTCGCGCCCCGGCTGGCCCAGGCCTCCGACGCCTGGTACCGGCTGTCCGGGCTGCGCGAGCGGGTCCGCGGCACGGCATCGCTGGCCACCGAGCGGTCCCGGCACCTGTCCGCCGAGGGCGAGGCGCCGCGGTCCGGCCGCGACCCCGACGAGCTGGAGCACGAGGCCGCCGCCGTCCGCGAGCAGGAGGCCGAGCTCGAGGAGCAGATCGCCGCCGCCCGCGAAGGGCTCGACGAGGCGCTGGAGACCCGCCGCGTCGCCGAGGAGGCCGCCGAGGCCGAGGAGCGCCGGCTGGCCGCCGCCGTCCGGGCCAGCGCCGACCGCCGCGAGGGCATGGCCCGCCTCTCCGGCCAGCTGGAAGGCGCTCGCCGCCGGGTCGCCACGGCCGAGGCCGAGCTGAATCGGCTGACCGCCGCCCGCGAGGAGGCGCAGCGCCGCGCCACCGCGGCCGAGCACGAGTACACGGCCATCGAGACCACCATCGCCGGGCTGTCCGTCGGCGAGGACGGCCTCGACAGCGAGCACGAGCGGGCCGCCGCCGCGCTGGCCGCTGCCGACGACGTCCTGACGAAGCTGCGCGAGCAGGAGCGGTCCGCCGAGGGCGAGCGGGCCGCGCTGGTGGCCCGGCACGAGGCGCTGCAGATGGGCCTCGCCCGGCGCGACGGCTCCGAGGCGCTGCTGGCGGCGTCCGACCGGCTGTCCGGCGTGCTCGGGTCGGTGGCCGCGCTGCTCACCGTCGAGCCCGGCTGGGAGGCCGCGGTCGCCACCGCGCTGGGCGCGGCGTCCGACGCCGTCGCCGTCGGGTCCGTCGACGACGCCGTCTCGGCGCTGCGGCTGCTGCGCGACGAGGACCTCGGCCGGGCCGGCCTGCTGGTCGGCGGTTCGCCGTACGACGACCCGGGCTCGTGGCAGCCGCTGCCGGGCGGGCTGCGCTACGTCGTCGACCTCGTCACCGCGCCGGCCGAGCTGCGCCCCGCGCTGACGAACCTGCTGCGCGGCGTCGCCGCCGTCGACGACCTCGCCGCCGCCCGCGCGCTGGTCGCCGAGCTGCCCGACCTCATCGCCGTCACCCGCGACGGCGACCTGCTCGGCCGCGACCGCGCCTACGGCGGGTCCAGCAGCGCGCCCAGCCTGCTCGAGGTGCAGGCCGCCGTCGACGAAGCCGCCGACCGCCTGGCCATCGCCACCGGCAAGGCCGAGGACCTCGCCCGCAAGCTGGCCGCCGCCGAGCGCGCCCGGGCCGAGGCGGCCGCCGCCGAGTCGGCCGCGCTGACGAAGCTGCGCGAGTCCGACGCCGAGCTGTCCTCCGTCGCCGAGCAGCTGGGCCGGCTCAGCGGCACCGCCCGCGCCGCCACCGAGGAGGCCGAGCGGCTGGCCGAGTCCGTCGCCCGGGCCGAGGAGACGCGCGACCGCGACCTCGGCGCGCTGGAGGAGATGGAGGAGCGGCTCGTCGCCGCCGAGGAGTCCGGCGACGACGACGTCGAGCCGTCCACCGACGAACGCGACCGGCTGGCCGCGCAGGTCCGCACCGCCCGGCAGGCCGAGACCGAGGCGCGGCTGGCGCTGCGCACGGGCGAGGAGCGGGCCCGCGCGCTGACCGGCCGGGCCGAGAGCCTCGAGCGCACCGCCCGGCAGGAGCGGGCCGCCCGCGAGGCCGCCGTCGCCGCCGCCCGCCGCCGCATCGCCGAGGCCCGGGTCGCCGAGGCGGTCGGCCGTGGCGCCGCCGTCGTGCTGCGGCGCCTGGAGCGGTCGCTGGAGCAGGCCGCCGCCGAGCGCGACGAGGTGCAGGAGCTGCGCGCCGCGCGCGAGCAGGCGCTGTCGGGCGAGCGGGTGCGGGTCCGCGAGCTGGCCGCCGAGCTGGACGACATCACGTCCAGCGTCCACCGCGACGAGCTGGCCCGCGCCGAGCACCGCATGCGGGTCGAGGCACTGGAGACCAAGGCGCTGGAGGAGTTGGGCGTCGATCCCACGACGCTGGTGGAGGAATACGGGCCGCACCTGCTCGTCCCCGTCCCGCCCGGCGACGACGGCGAGCCGCGCGAGCCGATCCCGTACGTACGCGAGCAGCAGCTCAAGCGGCTCAAGACGGCCGAGCGCGGGCTGAACGCGCTGGGCAAGGTCAACCCGCTGGCGCTGGAGGAGTTCGCCGCCCTGGAAGAGCGGCACGCGTTCCTCACCGAGCAGCTCGAGGACCTCAAGAAGACCCGCGCCGACCTCCTCGACATCGTCAAGGAGGTCGACGACCGCGTCCAGCAGGTGTTCGCGGCGGCGTTCGAGGACACCGCCCGCGAGTTCGCCGACGTGTTCTCCCGGCTGTTCCCCGGCGGCGAGGGCCGGCTGGTGCTCACCGAGCCCGACGACCTGCTCACCAGCGGCATCGAGGTCGAGGCCCGGCCGCCCGGCAAGAAGGTCAAGCGGCTGTCGCTGCTGTCCGGCGGCGAGCGGTCGCTGGTCGCGGTCGCGTTCCTGGTGGCGCTGTTCAAGGCCCGGCCGAGCCCGTTCTACATCCTCGACGAGGTCGAGGCCGCGCTCGACGACACCAACCTCGGCCGGCTGCTGAACATCTACGAGGAGCTGCGCCAACGCAGCCAGCTCATCGTCATCACCCACCAGAAGCGCACGATGGAGATCGCCGACGCCCTCTACGGCGTCTCCATGCGCGGCGACGGCGTTACGGCGGTCATCTCGCAGCGCATCCGGGAGTCCGAGCCGGTCTGA
- the rsmD gene encoding 16S rRNA (guanine(966)-N(2))-methyltransferase RsmD — protein MTRIVAGVAGGRRLAVPPGNRTRPTSDRVREALFSSLEVAFGGGLGGLRVLDLYAGSGALGLEALSRGAEHCLLVESDRRAVAVIRENVKSVGLPGAVVVASPVERVLATPPDAPYDVVLADPPYAMVDAELSGVLVSLTAGWLAPDALVVVERDRRGAPVTWPDDITGGRERRYGETVLWYGRAR, from the coding sequence ATGACGCGGATCGTGGCCGGCGTGGCCGGCGGCCGGCGGCTCGCGGTCCCGCCCGGGAACCGCACCCGGCCGACGTCCGACCGCGTCCGCGAGGCGCTGTTCTCGTCGCTGGAGGTCGCCTTCGGCGGCGGGCTCGGCGGCCTGCGGGTGCTCGACCTCTACGCCGGCAGCGGCGCGCTCGGCCTGGAGGCGCTGTCGCGCGGCGCGGAGCACTGCCTGCTGGTCGAGTCCGACCGTCGCGCAGTAGCCGTGATCAGGGAGAACGTCAAATCCGTCGGGCTGCCGGGCGCCGTCGTCGTGGCGTCGCCGGTCGAGCGGGTGCTGGCCACACCGCCGGACGCCCCGTACGACGTCGTGCTGGCCGATCCGCCGTACGCGATGGTTGACGCCGAGCTGAGCGGGGTACTCGTCTCTCTGACGGCCGGCTGGCTCGCCCCTGACGCGCTGGTGGTCGTCGAGCGGGACCGTCGCGGCGCGCCGGTGACCTGGCCCGACGACATCACTGGCGGCCGGGAACGGCGGTACGGCGAGACCGTGCTCTGGTACGGTCGCGCCCGGTGA
- the rnc gene encoding ribonuclease III: protein MTAETPPLTVLEGRLGVPIEPALLQLALTHRSYAYENGGLPTNERLEFLGDAVLGLVVTDALYRLHPDLSEGQLAKLRAAVVNMRALASVARELELGGFVKLGRGEETTGGRDKSSILADTVEALIGAVYLDRGLVETSALVHRLVDDLIEASALLGAGLDWKTSLQELTSRHALGVPEYRITEDGPDHAKTFTADVVVSGEVRGSGTGRSKKEAEARAAELAWKALSEAAEAEKAAAAGDSGARTT from the coding sequence GTGACGGCCGAGACCCCACCCCTGACCGTGTTGGAGGGGCGTCTCGGCGTGCCCATCGAGCCCGCGCTGCTGCAGCTGGCGCTGACCCACCGCTCGTACGCGTACGAGAACGGCGGGCTGCCCACCAACGAGCGGCTCGAGTTCCTCGGCGACGCCGTGCTCGGCCTGGTCGTCACCGACGCGCTGTACCGGCTGCACCCTGACCTCTCGGAGGGGCAGCTGGCCAAGCTGCGGGCCGCGGTCGTCAACATGCGCGCGCTCGCCTCCGTCGCCCGTGAGCTGGAGCTGGGCGGGTTCGTCAAGCTCGGCCGCGGCGAGGAGACCACCGGCGGGCGCGACAAGTCGTCCATCCTCGCCGACACCGTCGAGGCGCTGATCGGCGCCGTCTACCTCGACCGCGGGCTGGTCGAGACCTCCGCGCTGGTGCATCGCCTGGTCGACGACCTCATCGAGGCGTCCGCGCTGCTCGGCGCCGGGCTGGACTGGAAGACGTCGCTGCAGGAGCTCACCTCCCGGCACGCGCTCGGCGTCCCCGAGTACCGCATCACCGAGGACGGCCCCGACCACGCGAAGACGTTCACCGCCGACGTCGTGGTCAGCGGCGAGGTGCGCGGCTCCGGCACCGGCCGCAGCAAGAAGGAGGCCGAGGCGCGCGCCGCCGAACTGGCCTGGAAGGCGCTCAGCGAGGCCGCCGAGGCCGAGAAGGCCGCCGCGGCCGGCGACTCCGGTGCCCGAACTACCTGA
- the rpmF gene encoding 50S ribosomal protein L32: MAVPKRKMSRSNTRHRRSQWKAKLPQVQKRTVNGRTTWVVAHRATVVEDSQGTPLFLEYNGRQVGDV; the protein is encoded by the coding sequence GTGGCCGTCCCGAAGCGGAAGATGTCGCGCAGCAACACCCGCCACCGCCGTTCGCAGTGGAAGGCGAAGCTGCCGCAGGTCCAGAAGCGCACCGTCAACGGCCGCACCACCTGGGTCGTCGCGCACCGCGCCACCGTGGTCGAGGACTCCCAGGGCACGCCGCTGTTCCTGGAGTACAACGGTCGCCAGGTCGGCGACGTCTAA
- the coaD gene encoding pantetheine-phosphate adenylyltransferase has product MRRCLCPGSFDPVTNGHLDVIERAASLFDEVVVAVLVNVSKKGLFSLDERIDMLEKTCAHLPSVRVESFEGLLVDFARERDIPAVVKGLRAVTDFDYELQMAQMNHRLTGLETLFVATNPDYSFLSSSLVKEVASYGGDVAGLVPDGVLQRLHERLGRR; this is encoded by the coding sequence GTGCGCCGTTGTCTGTGCCCAGGCTCGTTCGACCCGGTCACGAACGGTCATCTCGACGTCATCGAGCGGGCCGCGAGCCTGTTCGACGAGGTGGTCGTCGCGGTCCTGGTGAACGTGTCGAAGAAGGGGCTGTTCTCCCTCGACGAGCGCATCGACATGCTCGAGAAGACGTGCGCGCACCTGCCGTCCGTCCGAGTCGAGAGCTTCGAGGGGCTCTTGGTCGATTTCGCCCGCGAGCGCGATATCCCGGCTGTCGTAAAGGGGCTGCGCGCGGTCACCGATTTCGACTATGAACTACAGATGGCGCAGATGAACCACCGCCTGACGGGATTGGAGACGCTGTTCGTGGCGACCAATCCCGACTACTCGTTCCTTTCGTCCTCTTTGGTGAAAGAGGTAGCGTCCTACGGCGGTGACGTCGCTGGACTGGTGCCCGACGGGGTGCTCCAGCGGTTGCATGAGAGATTGGGACGCCGGTGA